The following proteins are encoded in a genomic region of Pseudorca crassidens isolate mPseCra1 chromosome 1, mPseCra1.hap1, whole genome shotgun sequence:
- the NKX2-1 gene encoding homeobox protein Nkx-2.1 isoform X1 — protein MWSGGGGKARGWEAAAGGRTSPGRLSRRRIMSMSPKHTTPFSVSDILSPLEESYKKVGMEGGGLGAPLAAYRQGQAAPPAAAMQQHAVGHHGAVTAAYHMTAAGVPQLSHSAVGGYCNGNLGNMSELPPYQDTMRNSTSGPGWYGANPDPRFPAISRFMGPASGMNMSGMGGLGSLGDVSKNMAPLPSAPRRKRRVLFSQAQVYELERRFKQQKYLSAPEREHLASMIHLTPTQVKIWFQNHRYKMKRQAKDKAAQQQLQQDSGGGSAGCQQQQAQQQSPRRVAVPVLVKDGKPCQAGAPAPGAASLQGHAQQQAQQQAQAAQAAAAAISVGSGGPGLGAHPGHQPGSAGQSPDLAHHATSPAALQGQVSSLSHLNSSGSDYGTMSCSTLLYGRTW, from the exons ATGTGGTCCGGAGGCGGTGGGAAGGCGCGGGGCTGGGAGGCCGCGGCGGGAGGGAGGACCAGCCCCGGCAGGCTCAG ccGCCGCCGAATCATGTCGATGAGTCCAAAGCACACGACTCCGTTCTCAGTGTCTGACATCTTGAGTCCCCTGGAGGAAAGCTAcaagaaagtgggcatggagggcGGCGGCCTCGGGGCTCCGCTGGCGGCTTACAGGCAGGGCCAGGCGGCACCGCCGGCCGCCGCCATGCAGCAGCACGCCGTGGGGCACCACGGTGCCGTCACCGCCGCCTACCACATGACGGCTGCGGGGGTGCCCCAGCTCTCGCACTCCGCCGTGGGGGGCTACTGCAACGGCAACCTGGGCAACATGAGCGAGCTGCCGCCGTACCAGGACACCATGCGGAACAGCACCTCGGGCCCCGGATGGTACGGCGCCAACCCGGACCCGCGCTTCCCCGCCA TCTCCCGCTTCATGGGCCCGGCGAGCGGCATGAACATGAGCGGCATGGGCGGCCTGGGCTCTCTGGGGGACGTGAGCAAGAACATGGCCCCACTCCCAAGCGCACCGCGCCGGAAGCGCCGGGTGCTCTTCTCCCAGGCGCAGGTGTACGAGCTGGAGCGACGCTTCAAACAACAGAAGTACCTGTCCGCGCCCGAGCGCGAGCACCTGGCCAGCATGATCCACCTGACGCCCACGCAGGTCAAGATCTGGTTCCAGAACCACCGCTACAAGATGAAGCGCCAAGCCAAGGACAAGGCGGCACAGCAGCAACTGCAGCAGGATAGCGGCGGCGGGAGCGCCGGGTGCCAGCAGCAGCAAGCGCAGCAGCAGTCACCGCGCCGCGTGGCTGTGCCGGTCCTGGTGAAAGACGGCAAACCCTGCCAGGCGGGCGCCCCTGCGCCGGGCGCCGCCAGCCTGCAAGGCCACGCGCAGCAGCAGGCGCAGCAGCAGGCGCAGGCCGCTCAGGCGGCGGCAGCAGCTATCTCAGTGGGCAGCGGCGGCCCCGGCCTCGGCGCGCACCCGGGCCACCAGCCGGGCAGCGCGGGCCAGTCTCCGGACCTGGCGCACCACGCCACCAGCCCCGCGGCGCTGCAGGGCCAGGTCTCCAGCCTGTCCCACCTGAACTCCTCGGGCTCGGACTACGGCACCATGTCCTGCTCcaccttgctatatggtcggacCTGGTGA
- the NKX2-1 gene encoding homeobox protein Nkx-2.1 isoform X2 translates to MSMSPKHTTPFSVSDILSPLEESYKKVGMEGGGLGAPLAAYRQGQAAPPAAAMQQHAVGHHGAVTAAYHMTAAGVPQLSHSAVGGYCNGNLGNMSELPPYQDTMRNSTSGPGWYGANPDPRFPAISRFMGPASGMNMSGMGGLGSLGDVSKNMAPLPSAPRRKRRVLFSQAQVYELERRFKQQKYLSAPEREHLASMIHLTPTQVKIWFQNHRYKMKRQAKDKAAQQQLQQDSGGGSAGCQQQQAQQQSPRRVAVPVLVKDGKPCQAGAPAPGAASLQGHAQQQAQQQAQAAQAAAAAISVGSGGPGLGAHPGHQPGSAGQSPDLAHHATSPAALQGQVSSLSHLNSSGSDYGTMSCSTLLYGRTW, encoded by the exons ATGTCGATGAGTCCAAAGCACACGACTCCGTTCTCAGTGTCTGACATCTTGAGTCCCCTGGAGGAAAGCTAcaagaaagtgggcatggagggcGGCGGCCTCGGGGCTCCGCTGGCGGCTTACAGGCAGGGCCAGGCGGCACCGCCGGCCGCCGCCATGCAGCAGCACGCCGTGGGGCACCACGGTGCCGTCACCGCCGCCTACCACATGACGGCTGCGGGGGTGCCCCAGCTCTCGCACTCCGCCGTGGGGGGCTACTGCAACGGCAACCTGGGCAACATGAGCGAGCTGCCGCCGTACCAGGACACCATGCGGAACAGCACCTCGGGCCCCGGATGGTACGGCGCCAACCCGGACCCGCGCTTCCCCGCCA TCTCCCGCTTCATGGGCCCGGCGAGCGGCATGAACATGAGCGGCATGGGCGGCCTGGGCTCTCTGGGGGACGTGAGCAAGAACATGGCCCCACTCCCAAGCGCACCGCGCCGGAAGCGCCGGGTGCTCTTCTCCCAGGCGCAGGTGTACGAGCTGGAGCGACGCTTCAAACAACAGAAGTACCTGTCCGCGCCCGAGCGCGAGCACCTGGCCAGCATGATCCACCTGACGCCCACGCAGGTCAAGATCTGGTTCCAGAACCACCGCTACAAGATGAAGCGCCAAGCCAAGGACAAGGCGGCACAGCAGCAACTGCAGCAGGATAGCGGCGGCGGGAGCGCCGGGTGCCAGCAGCAGCAAGCGCAGCAGCAGTCACCGCGCCGCGTGGCTGTGCCGGTCCTGGTGAAAGACGGCAAACCCTGCCAGGCGGGCGCCCCTGCGCCGGGCGCCGCCAGCCTGCAAGGCCACGCGCAGCAGCAGGCGCAGCAGCAGGCGCAGGCCGCTCAGGCGGCGGCAGCAGCTATCTCAGTGGGCAGCGGCGGCCCCGGCCTCGGCGCGCACCCGGGCCACCAGCCGGGCAGCGCGGGCCAGTCTCCGGACCTGGCGCACCACGCCACCAGCCCCGCGGCGCTGCAGGGCCAGGTCTCCAGCCTGTCCCACCTGAACTCCTCGGGCTCGGACTACGGCACCATGTCCTGCTCcaccttgctatatggtcggacCTGGTGA